The Carnobacterium divergens nucleotide sequence ACTGCTTCTGTTTCAGCAGCAATGGTTGGGTCTTCCAGTAACGGCCAACGATTGATTTTTACTCTTTCAAAAAATGGCAATTCTAGCCCATCTATTTTATCTAACATACTTAAACGTAAATCCAACATCCATTCAGGCTCAGCGTGACTTAATGAAAAATCACGGATGGCGTCAAGATGGGTTTTAAAAGTTTTCTCTGTCATCTTGAATCCTCCTTAGTCTTCGTCTAATACGATGTCAATTCCTAGCTCATCGCGAATTCCTTTGTATCCTTCTGCTTCTAAACGTTTCGCAAGCTCTGCGCCACCGGTTTTAACCACAATTCCGTTCATCATAACGTGTACTACGTCTGGTGTGATGTAGTTTAACAGGCGTTGGTAATGGGTAATAATCAATGAACCAAAGTTGTCGCCACGCATTGCATTCACGCCTTTTGATACCACTTTAAGCGCATCGATATCTAAGCCTGAATCAATTTCATCTAAAATTGCAAAGGTTGGTTCGATCATCATTAATTGTAAAATTTCATTGCGCTTTTTCTCTCCGCCTGAAAAGCCTTCGTTTAAATAACGTTCAGCCATTTCTTCTGGCATATCTAAAATCGCCATTTTGCTGTCTAATTTTTTGATAAAGTCC carries:
- the sufC gene encoding Fe-S cluster assembly ATPase SufC — encoded protein: MAVLEIKNLHVSIEDKEILKGVNLTMKTGEIHAIMGPNGTGKSTLSAAIMGHPSYEVTEGEILLDGENVLEMEVDERARAGLFLAMQYPSEIAGITNAEFMRAAINARREEDNKISVMDFIKKLDSKMAILDMPEEMAERYLNEGFSGGEKKRNEILQLMMIEPTFAILDEIDSGLDIDALKVVSKGVNAMRGDNFGSLIITHYQRLLNYITPDVVHVMMNGIVVKTGGAELAKRLEAEGYKGIRDELGIDIVLDED